CTCAGGTGCAAGGCTTTGGCAACGACGGGGGGTCCGCGAACCAAGCGCAACTGGATGGGCCCAAAGGCATCTTCCTGGATGTGGCCGCAGGGCGTCTGCTGGTGGCCGACAGCGGCAACCACCGGATTCGCAGCATCAAGTGAAGCGATGGGCTAGCGCGCGAGCGGCAGGGCTTCCTTGACCTGGATGCCCTCGACCCGGTCGATGACCTCGCCGAGCAGTCGCTTGGCCGAGTGCAGGAAATCGACCGGGTCGCCGCTGACCATGATCCGGTGAGGGGCTTTGCGCTCGGTCGCAAGCAGCTCGTTCGCCGCGAGGATGTCGCCGAGCGCGCGGACGGCCTCTTCGGCCGGGTCCACCAGCCGTACGCCGTCACCCAGGATCCCCGCGATGACCTTGCGCAAGAAGGGGTAGTGGGTGCAGCCGAAAATCAAGGTATCGAGCTTGGCGTCCAAGAGGGGCGCGAGGCTCTCGTAGACCGTGGCCTCCGCCTCGGGGCCCTCCCAGATGCCCGCCTCGATCATGGGCACCAGCTTGGGGCAGGCGAGCGGGAAGACCTGGCAAGGTTGCTCTAGGGCCTCGATGGCGCGCAGGTGGGCGCGGCTGCGGATGGTCGCCTCGGTCGCGATGACCCCGATCCGGCGGCCCTCGGTGGCCGCTGCGCGCGCTCCGGCTTCGATCAAGCCCAGGATGGGAACCGGGCACTCGGCGTCGAGTACCGGCAGGGCGATCGCCGAGCTGGTGTTGCAGGCGACGACCACCGCCTTGACCCCCTGGTCCAGGAGGATCCCCAAGATCTCGCGGTTGAAGGAGAGGAGCTCCTCGACCGAGCGGCCCCCGTAGGGGACCCGCGCCGTGTCGCCGATATAGGCGATCGCCTCCTCGGGCAGCTGCCGGAAGACCTCGCGCGCGACGCTCAGGCCGCCGAGCCCGGAATCGTAGAGGCCAATGGGTGCAGCGGTCTGCAAGCGTGAGTTTCCTCGTGGCGATCGGGGGGACGTTGGAAGAACCAGTTTATCACCCGTTGCAAGCGGGTGCCAAACCAGGCGCCATAAGCCCAAGCTTGCTTGAAACAGCGCGCAAAGTAAGTTAATATGCTCACAACCCGTGGACCCTTTTGTTAATCAAAGGGTGACCCGTCCACAACCACCCCAGGTCAGCACCGTAGCACCACACGACCGCCTTGCACACGACCGCCGAGTTGGAGGAGTAGGGATATGGAAACACTGGCCCCCCTGTCGCAGGCAGACCTTCAAAATCTCGTCGCGGTTGCGACCAGGATTCCCCCCACCACCAACTGGGAGTTCCTCAAGACGACGCTCCAAGACGTGCTCGCGACCAACGCGCCGGGCGTCGACGCGGCGCTCTGGCTGCCGAGCCCCGACGGCCTGGTGCCCCTGACCCCCGGGGCCGAGTCGGTCTTCGCCGCCTTCATCTCGGACCACGAGGTCGAGGACTACGCCAAGGAGCCCGGCGAGTTCACCATGATCCCGCCCGGCTACCGCCAGGCCATCGTGGCCAACCGCCAGACCTTCGGCCAGCTCCTGATCGCAGGCGATCGCTCCCGCGAGGACTTCCTGCGTCACCTCTCGGGCGTCATCGCCACGCCGGCCGGCCTCTCGGCGCTCGCCGTCCAGCTGGGCGACGAAGTCTCCAAGCGCACCTCGACCGACAAGCTGACCGGCCTCTGGAACCGCCAGTACTTCAACGAGCGCTTCCGCGAAGAGTGCGAGCGCCTGGTGCGCTCCAAGGAGACCGGGGCCGTCGCCATCGTCAGCCTCGACAACTTCTCGGCGCTCGCGCGGACCATGGCTCCTGAGGAGCAGAACGCCCTCTTCGCCCAGGTGGGCCAGGCCGTTCGCCAGGTGATCCGTCAGACGGACTGGGGCGTTCGCTGGGACAACTTCGATCTGCTCTTCTACTTCCCCTCCACTTCGGCCGAGGCGGCCGTCGAGGTCCTCAAGCGCTTCACCCGCAAGATGGTCTCGACCTCGCCGATCCTCGAGCCCATCTCGGGCGTCAGCTCGACGGTCGAGACCACCAGCCCCCGGGCCCTCATCCAGCTCGCGACCCGTCGGCTGGACCTTGCCCGCAAGGACGGCAACCGCCGCGTTATCTGCTTCGCGACGCCGGGCGGCGGCCTCCAGTTCTATCGAGAAGAGACGGAAGCCTAAGGGAGCCACTTTGTCAGGCGCGCTAACCAGGATCATCGGTCAGGCGAGGGCCGTTCGCATGTTGCGGGCGGCCCTCGCCGAGCCGTCTCACGCCTATCTCTTCGTGGGCCCTCCCCAGGTGGGCAAGACGGCCACCGCCCTTGCCTTCGCCCAGGCACTCAACTGCCCTGCGGCCCACGCCGCCCCCGATCCCCAGGCGGCTGACGCCTGCGGGGTCTGCGTCGAGTGCCGTTCCATCGCCAACGCCAACCATCCCGACGTTCGCTTCGTCGAACCCAGCGAGGGCAAGAAGGTCTTCGCGGTCGACCAGGTGCGCAAGCTCGTCGAGGAGGTGGGCTGGAAGGCCTACCGCGCCCGGCACAAGGTCTACGTCATCCCCACCGACCTCTTGAACGTGCAGGGCGCCAACACCCTGCTCAAGACCATCGAGGAGCCCCAGCCGGGGACCGTCCTGATCCTGGTCGCCACGAGCCTCGACCACGTGCTGCCGACCCTGGTCTCGCGCTGTCAGCCCGTCTTCTTCGGGCCGGTCGCCCCCGAGGCGATCGCCCCCTGGCTCGAAACCAACCACGGGGTGCCCACCGCGCGCGCTCAGCACCTGGCACGAGTCTCGGACGGCCGAATTGGCTGGGCCCTTGCCGTCTCCCAGTCGGGGGACCTGCCCGAGCCGACCATGCTTGCGGCCGAGACCTACGCCGCCGCCCTCGTCGAGGCCGAGAAGCTCGCCGGCGAGGATGCCGAGACCCAGCAGCTCGCCCTCGAAGCGCTCATCGCCCAGGTTCGTGATATGATGGTCTATCAGCAGACGAGGCGTCACGACTGGATCGCAAGGCCCGAACAAGCAGCGCGCGCCGCCGAGCGGCACCTGCCGCTGGGGTACTGGATGCGGGTGATCAAGCGCCTCGAGCAGGCCCGGCGCGAACTTTCGGCCCACGCCAACGCCAGACTCCTCTGGACCGTGCTTGCGGGCGACCTTCAACCAACGGCAATCGAGCGCTCGGGCGCATAGTCCCGACACCACAGAAAGGACCCTCGCCTTGATCGCGGCGATCCGCACCCGAACCGGCGATCTCCATCTGCTGGACCCCGCCGATGACACGCTGACGCGCGGCGAGTTCGTCGTCTACGAGACCGAGCGCGGCCTCGACTGCTCGCCCGTCGTCTCCCTGCCGAGCGCCGTGCGCCACGAGCACGGGGCCTTGCCGACCGTCCGCTTCATCCGGGCGGCGACCGACCAGGACCTCCTCCAGCTCGACAGCAAGTGGAGCGAAGAAGTCCGTGCCCACGGGATCGGCATCGAGAAGATCGCTGCCCACGGCCTGCCCATGAAGCTGGTCGAGACGGTCTACACCCTCGACTACAGCCGCCTGACCTTCTTCTACACGGCCGACAACCGGGTGGACTTCAGGGCCCTGCTCAAGGACCTGACGGCCACCTTCCGCCGGACCCGCATCGAGCTGCGCCAGATCGGCGTGCGCAACGCGGCGGGGCTCATGGGCGGGGTCGGTCCCTGCGGCCGCGAGCTCTGCTGCTCGACCTTCCTCAAGGAGTTCGCGCCGATCACCATCAAGCTCGCCAAGGACCAGAACCTGCCCCTCAACCCCAGCAAGATCAGCGGCCTGTGCGGCCGGCTCATGTGCTGCCTGTCGTACGAGCACGAGATGTACCTCGAGATCAAGCAGGAGCTGCCCGTGGTCGGCAGCCGCGTCCGCGTCGAAGAGGGCGCCGGCTACGTGATCGAGCAGGTGGTCATGAAGGAGGCGGTCAAGGTCGAGATCAACGACGACCTTGTCGTCGAGGTCCCCGTCTCGAAGCTACTCGATTATCCCAAGACGCAGCAGGAGTAAGCGCCATGTCTCAATTCCGGATCGCCGCGGCGATCGCCCTCTCCCTTTCCGTCTCGCTCGCCGGCTGCGCCAAGGGCGGCGGCGAGAGTGGACGCAAGGTCGAATTCTGGACCATGGCGCTCAAGCCCACCTTCACGGGCTACCTCGAAGGCGTCATCGCGGACTTCGAGAAGGAGAACCCCGGCGTCAAGGTCGAGTGGATCGACGTGCCGGGCAACGCCATCGAGGACAAGACCCTCTCGTCGGTCAGCGGCGGCACCCCGCCGGATCTGGTCAACCTCAACCCCGACTTCGCCCAGCGCCTCGCGAGCAAGGGCGCGCTCCTCGACCTCTCCAAGCAGGTCCCCAAGGACGTGCAGCGCAGCTACTTCCCCTACGCGATCGACGCCTCGACCGTCGACGGCAAGCTCATCGGCCTGCCCTGGTACCTCTCGACCCAGGTGGCCATCTACAACAAGGAGCTGCTCGAAAAGGCCGGTCTCAAGACCCTGCCCGGCACCTACCGGGACCTGGCCGCTCAGGCGCCGGCCTTCAAGGCCGTGGGCGCCGTACCGTTCATCCCCAACCTGGGCGACGGCAACCGCATCCTCGAGCTCTTCGCCCTCGACGGGGTACCGCTGCTCACCCCGGACAAGAAGCAAGCTGCCTTCGACACTCCCCAGGGCCGCGACACCTTCGCCTTCTGGACCGGCCTGTTCACCAAGGGGACGCTGCCCAAGGAGGCCCTCAGCCTCGACAACCGCGAGATCGTGGACCGCTTCCAGGCCGGCCAGTCCGCCGTGCTGCCTGCCGGCCCGCAGTTCCTCAAGCAGGTCCGCGAGAACGCGCCCCAGCTCTACGAGAAGGTCGACGTGGCCCCGCAGATCGCGGGCAAGAGCGGCAAGGTGGGCGTCGGGATCATGAACCTGGTGGTGCCGACCACCAGCCGCAACCCCGAGGATGCGATCGCGCTGGCGACGCACGTGACCAACGCCGCCAACCAGCTCGCGTTCTGCAAGCT
This genomic window from bacterium contains:
- a CDS encoding sugar ABC transporter substrate-binding protein, with amino-acid sequence MSQFRIAAAIALSLSVSLAGCAKGGGESGRKVEFWTMALKPTFTGYLEGVIADFEKENPGVKVEWIDVPGNAIEDKTLSSVSGGTPPDLVNLNPDFAQRLASKGALLDLSKQVPKDVQRSYFPYAIDASTVDGKLIGLPWYLSTQVAIYNKELLEKAGLKTLPGTYRDLAAQAPAFKAVGAVPFIPNLGDGNRILELFALDGVPLLTPDKKQAAFDTPQGRDTFAFWTGLFTKGTLPKEALSLDNREIVDRFQAGQSAVLPAGPQFLKQVRENAPQLYEKVDVAPQIAGKSGKVGVGIMNLVVPTTSRNPEDAIALATHVTNAANQLAFCKLAAILPSSREAADNPFFTTLPATASVEDRARKIAAEQLKRAELLVPPMPHQSELKKAMNDALQRAALGQLSSDEALKQAAAEWNRILATP
- a CDS encoding stage 0 sporulation protein, whose product is MIAAIRTRTGDLHLLDPADDTLTRGEFVVYETERGLDCSPVVSLPSAVRHEHGALPTVRFIRAATDQDLLQLDSKWSEEVRAHGIGIEKIAAHGLPMKLVETVYTLDYSRLTFFYTADNRVDFRALLKDLTATFRRTRIELRQIGVRNAAGLMGGVGPCGRELCCSTFLKEFAPITIKLAKDQNLPLNPSKISGLCGRLMCCLSYEHEMYLEIKQELPVVGSRVRVEEGAGYVIEQVVMKEAVKVEINDDLVVEVPVSKLLDYPKTQQE
- a CDS encoding GGDEF domain-containing protein; this encodes METLAPLSQADLQNLVAVATRIPPTTNWEFLKTTLQDVLATNAPGVDAALWLPSPDGLVPLTPGAESVFAAFISDHEVEDYAKEPGEFTMIPPGYRQAIVANRQTFGQLLIAGDRSREDFLRHLSGVIATPAGLSALAVQLGDEVSKRTSTDKLTGLWNRQYFNERFREECERLVRSKETGAVAIVSLDNFSALARTMAPEEQNALFAQVGQAVRQVIRQTDWGVRWDNFDLLFYFPSTSAEAAVEVLKRFTRKMVSTSPILEPISGVSSTVETTSPRALIQLATRRLDLARKDGNRRVICFATPGGGLQFYREETEA
- a CDS encoding AAA family ATPase — its product is MLRAALAEPSHAYLFVGPPQVGKTATALAFAQALNCPAAHAAPDPQAADACGVCVECRSIANANHPDVRFVEPSEGKKVFAVDQVRKLVEEVGWKAYRARHKVYVIPTDLLNVQGANTLLKTIEEPQPGTVLILVATSLDHVLPTLVSRCQPVFFGPVAPEAIAPWLETNHGVPTARAQHLARVSDGRIGWALAVSQSGDLPEPTMLAAETYAAALVEAEKLAGEDAETQQLALEALIAQVRDMMVYQQTRRHDWIARPEQAARAAERHLPLGYWMRVIKRLEQARRELSAHANARLLWTVLAGDLQPTAIERSGA
- a CDS encoding glutamate racemase — protein: MQTAAPIGLYDSGLGGLSVAREVFRQLPEEAIAYIGDTARVPYGGRSVEELLSFNREILGILLDQGVKAVVVACNTSSAIALPVLDAECPVPILGLIEAGARAAATEGRRIGVIATEATIRSRAHLRAIEALEQPCQVFPLACPKLVPMIEAGIWEGPEAEATVYESLAPLLDAKLDTLIFGCTHYPFLRKVIAGILGDGVRLVDPAEEAVRALGDILAANELLATERKAPHRIMVSGDPVDFLHSAKRLLGEVIDRVEGIQVKEALPLAR